In the genome of Hyphobacterium sp. CCMP332, one region contains:
- the argJ gene encoding bifunctional glutamate N-acetyltransferase/amino-acid acetyltransferase ArgJ codes for MIRNITNVRGIKCWGAHTGIKSMRRDLAIIYSDVPAKVAATFTQNIVLAEPIKLSKLHLKKSGGKARAIVVNAGNANAVTGEQGKEGAIAMAKATAEEFNINIEDVLVASTGIIGKPFPTEDVVNGIKENVKNVSKNSRAGSFAANAILTTDTFAKEGFVEFEIDGNTINIGGIAKGSGMIHPNMATMLAFAFTDINIEQKLLEKAFKEAVDDSFNMITVDGDTSTNDMASIMANGLADNDMINSANDPYYKLFKEKLNELMVHLAKLIISDGEGASKFIEYQLTGAKNKKDARKMVRVVSDSSLVKTAIFGRDPNWGRILAAMGRSGVNFDPSRVDLFLGNQVEEVQMLDFGKPLEFDINRLKRILKKSEIIIQIKLREGKANARAWGTDLTTDYVMFNSMYTT; via the coding sequence ATGATAAGGAATATAACGAACGTCAGAGGAATTAAATGCTGGGGAGCGCATACAGGAATTAAATCCATGCGTCGGGATCTTGCAATTATATACTCCGATGTTCCTGCAAAAGTAGCTGCAACATTTACTCAAAACATTGTACTTGCAGAACCGATAAAACTATCCAAACTGCATTTAAAAAAATCAGGAGGTAAGGCTCGAGCAATTGTTGTCAACGCCGGAAATGCCAATGCCGTAACTGGGGAGCAGGGAAAAGAAGGCGCAATTGCAATGGCGAAGGCCACCGCAGAAGAATTCAATATCAATATAGAAGATGTGCTTGTGGCTTCAACCGGAATAATTGGAAAACCCTTTCCGACTGAAGATGTGGTGAATGGAATTAAAGAGAATGTCAAGAATGTTTCAAAAAACTCCCGGGCAGGTTCTTTTGCTGCCAATGCCATTTTAACGACCGATACATTTGCCAAAGAGGGTTTCGTTGAATTTGAAATTGATGGTAATACCATTAATATCGGCGGAATTGCAAAAGGATCGGGTATGATTCACCCTAATATGGCGACAATGTTGGCATTTGCTTTTACCGATATCAATATTGAGCAAAAACTTTTGGAAAAAGCTTTTAAAGAAGCAGTCGATGATTCCTTCAATATGATAACTGTGGATGGAGATACTTCGACAAATGACATGGCATCGATAATGGCAAATGGCCTGGCCGACAACGATATGATCAATTCAGCCAATGACCCATATTACAAGTTGTTTAAGGAAAAACTGAATGAATTAATGGTGCATTTGGCTAAATTGATTATTTCTGATGGAGAAGGCGCCTCAAAATTCATAGAATATCAATTGACCGGTGCAAAAAATAAAAAAGATGCCAGAAAAATGGTAAGAGTCGTATCTGATTCATCGCTGGTAAAGACCGCAATTTTCGGGCGAGACCCTAATTGGGGAAGAATTTTAGCGGCTATGGGCAGGTCCGGCGTTAATTTTGATCCCTCAAGGGTTGATCTTTTCCTTGGAAATCAAGTCGAAGAAGTTCAAATGCTCGATTTTGGCAAACCTCTTGAATTTGATATCAATCGTTTAAAAAGAATCTTAAAGAAATCGGAAATTATAATTCAAATCAAACTCCGGGAAGGAAAAGCCAATGCAAGAGCATGGGGGACAGATCTCACTACTGACTATGTAATGTTCAATTCGATGTATACAACTTAA
- a CDS encoding mechanosensitive ion channel, which produces MEEIEVPSVLEKIQLKVNSWLEGLIEMLPNLFVAILIVLLFYIIGKFLRSAFKRLFQKLSNNVVVINLFANIFYMAIIIMGFLIALNVLHLEQTVTSILAGAGILGIALGLAFQDISTNFISGIIMAFRKPIKVGDIIETERFIGQVEEINLRVTIIKTFQGLHVLIPNKDVFQAAVTNYTKTNERRVDLEIGVSYAEDLEKVKNIAIEAIEALNIKLRDTDVGVYYNKFDNSSINFTLMFWIHYPDQQGFLDAQSKAIIAIKKAFDKDGITIPFPIRTLDFGIKGGLQIGEVDQINVANKTKQ; this is translated from the coding sequence ATGGAAGAGATTGAAGTACCAAGTGTTTTAGAAAAAATTCAATTAAAAGTCAATTCCTGGCTGGAAGGACTTATCGAAATGTTGCCAAACCTCTTTGTGGCAATTTTGATTGTACTTCTGTTTTATATTATAGGAAAATTTCTTCGTTCAGCGTTTAAACGGCTTTTTCAAAAGCTTTCGAATAACGTCGTAGTCATTAATCTATTTGCCAATATCTTTTACATGGCAATTATTATAATGGGATTCCTGATCGCATTAAATGTATTGCATCTTGAGCAAACGGTTACTTCAATTCTAGCCGGTGCAGGTATTTTAGGTATAGCGCTTGGCTTAGCTTTTCAGGATATTTCTACGAATTTCATATCCGGTATTATTATGGCATTTCGCAAACCCATTAAAGTGGGCGATATCATTGAAACGGAGCGCTTCATTGGACAAGTCGAAGAAATCAATTTGAGAGTTACCATTATAAAAACATTTCAGGGCTTGCATGTTCTAATTCCCAATAAAGACGTATTTCAGGCAGCAGTAACCAATTATACCAAAACCAATGAGAGGAGAGTAGATTTAGAAATTGGAGTGTCTTATGCTGAGGATCTTGAAAAAGTCAAAAACATTGCCATAGAGGCTATTGAAGCATTAAATATTAAGCTTAGGGATACTGATGTGGGGGTTTATTATAACAAATTTGATAACAGCTCAATAAATTTTACGTTGATGTTCTGGATTCACTATCCCGACCAGCAAGGTTTTTTGGATGCGCAAAGCAAAGCGATAATTGCAATTAAAAAAGCATTTGACAAAGATGGAATTACCATACCATTCCCAATTCGAACGCTGGATTTTGGGATCAAAGGCGGCTTACAAATTGGAGAAGTTGACCAGATCAATGTAGCAAATAAAACAAAGCAGTAG
- a CDS encoding CoA pyrophosphatase: MNHSESFKNWLETRLAGNLPGEEAQYNLAPLKRREEVKFAFNKSQEPRISSVMLILYPENDLSHVPMIVRNEYRGVHSGQVALPGGKYEENDENILQTAIRETFEEINVKIDQNQIIGRLSHLFVPVSNFIIHPFVAWLDYKPQFVPDPSEVQEVLRVPLNYLSNPKNVKSKSIYTANGYQINAPGIPIEEQFLWGATAMLMSEFFSIVQEYKAID; encoded by the coding sequence ATGAATCATTCGGAATCATTTAAAAATTGGCTTGAAACTAGATTGGCCGGTAATTTACCGGGAGAGGAAGCACAGTACAATCTGGCGCCGCTAAAAAGGAGAGAAGAGGTGAAGTTTGCTTTCAATAAAAGTCAGGAACCGCGCATTAGTAGTGTAATGCTGATATTATATCCGGAAAATGACCTTAGCCATGTTCCTATGATTGTAAGGAATGAATACAGGGGTGTCCACAGCGGTCAGGTAGCCTTGCCCGGTGGAAAATACGAAGAAAACGATGAGAACATCTTGCAAACAGCCATTCGCGAAACATTTGAAGAAATAAACGTTAAAATTGACCAGAATCAAATTATTGGTAGATTAAGTCATCTTTTTGTTCCAGTCAGCAATTTTATTATTCATCCATTTGTAGCCTGGTTAGATTATAAACCCCAATTTGTGCCGGATCCATCTGAAGTTCAGGAGGTACTTAGAGTCCCTCTAAACTATTTGTCAAACCCGAAAAATGTCAAATCAAAATCAATATACACGGCCAATGGTTACCAAATTAATGCGCCCGGCATTCCGATTGAGGAGCAATTTCTTTGGGGGGCAACTGCGATGTTAATGTCTGAATTTTTTAGTATTGTCCAGGAATACAAAGCCATAGACTGA